In Methanosarcina barkeri MS, a single window of DNA contains:
- a CDS encoding IS1634 family transposase, which produces MTLSPSSESTTHLGHYGLIAGVFDELEISDLIDTLLPKKSGHNISHSTVLKAMCINGLGFTERRLYLFPAFFENLPTERLLGEGVLPEHLNDDVFGRTLDKIHEYGATELFNHIILQAMKHVPINPRFCHSDTTNFSVYGDYENDDNSKTINITYGHPKDKRVDLLRFSISMVTDQKGIPLFVRALDGNSSDKKVLIKTIKEVTQNLNLDQRVYHVADSAFYTESNVKEIGTSAFFISRVPATINESKELLITDLILETCSDERYSCYAVKSCYGGIEQLWVVFCSEEMKKKEEKTFDEKILKELEATEKSLKKLSTLEFACEADARIASEQWLKENELYEFTKLEIKTKSHRLENKKGRPRKGEDVQTFYLIEAEIKHDQDKLQEKRAKLGRFILATNDLELTPDQLLKYYKEQGTVERGFRFLKDKSFRVSEVYLKKESRIEALAMVMVLCLLLYSIAEWKLRTRLEEAKEAIRNQVKKKTQTPTMKWVFFLFRRITELEIEIEGKRIKKVLNLDEETIKVLRLMGEKYEKYYM; this is translated from the coding sequence ATGACTCTCTCTCCCAGCTCTGAATCCACAACTCATCTTGGCCATTATGGCCTTATTGCTGGCGTATTTGACGAACTTGAAATTTCAGATTTGATTGACACTCTTCTTCCTAAGAAAAGTGGCCATAACATTTCTCATTCTACTGTTCTTAAGGCAATGTGCATTAACGGTTTAGGATTTACTGAACGTCGTCTTTACCTATTTCCTGCTTTCTTTGAAAACTTACCTACTGAAAGGTTACTGGGAGAAGGTGTTCTCCCAGAACACCTTAATGATGACGTTTTTGGCAGAACTCTGGACAAAATCCATGAATATGGAGCAACTGAACTCTTCAACCATATAATTCTGCAAGCTATGAAACACGTTCCTATTAATCCTCGTTTTTGTCATTCAGATACTACAAATTTCAGTGTTTATGGTGACTATGAAAACGATGATAACAGCAAAACTATCAACATTACTTATGGTCATCCTAAAGATAAGAGAGTCGATTTACTTCGTTTTTCTATTTCTATGGTTACTGATCAGAAAGGAATTCCTCTGTTTGTGAGAGCGTTAGATGGTAACAGTTCCGATAAGAAAGTTCTCATCAAAACCATAAAGGAAGTAACACAGAACCTGAATCTTGATCAGAGAGTCTATCATGTTGCAGACAGCGCATTTTATACTGAAAGTAATGTCAAAGAAATAGGAACTAGCGCTTTTTTCATATCGAGAGTACCTGCAACCATCAATGAATCAAAGGAATTATTGATAACAGACTTAATTCTGGAAACATGCTCTGATGAACGTTATTCTTGTTACGCTGTAAAATCCTGTTATGGTGGAATAGAACAGTTATGGGTTGTATTTTGTTCAGAGGAAATGAAAAAGAAGGAAGAGAAGACATTTGATGAAAAGATTCTTAAGGAGCTTGAAGCAACAGAAAAATCCCTTAAAAAGCTTTCTACTCTTGAATTTGCCTGTGAAGCTGATGCAAGAATAGCGTCTGAACAATGGTTGAAAGAGAATGAATTGTATGAATTCACGAAACTTGAGATAAAAACTAAATCACACAGACTTGAAAACAAGAAAGGAAGACCAAGGAAAGGTGAAGATGTACAGACTTTTTACCTGATAGAAGCAGAGATAAAACACGATCAGGATAAATTACAGGAAAAAAGAGCAAAGTTAGGAAGGTTCATTCTTGCAACCAATGATCTGGAGTTGACTCCAGATCAACTCCTAAAGTACTATAAAGAACAGGGAACAGTTGAAAGAGGGTTCAGGTTCCTTAAGGATAAGAGTTTCAGAGTGTCTGAGGTATATCTGAAAAAAGAATCCAGAATAGAAGCACTTGCAATGGTAATGGTTCTATGTTTGTTATTGTATTCAATAGCTGAGTGGAAACTGAGAACAAGATTGGAAGAAGCAAAAGAAGCTATCAGAAATCAGGTTAAGAAAAAAACACAGACTCCAACAATGAAATGGGTATTCTTTCTGTTCAGGAGAATAACAGAGTTAGAGATCGAAATTGAGGGAAAGAGGATAAAGAAGGTATTAAATCTGGATGAAGAAACAATTAAAGTGCTGAGATTGATGGGAGAAAAATACGAAAAATATTATATGTGA
- a CDS encoding formylmethanofuran dehydrogenase subunit B — MIYKNIVCPVCGAACDDIQVEFGDGKIEAKNACKMGNAKFQEVVSSHRLRQPLIKKDGKLTPSAWDEALERAADILVSAKRPLLFMGSETSSEAHEIGLKLGEYLGAIVDSNATICHGPTAMGIQESGKVGATEGQKKNRADLLVYWGTNPLESMPRQMSRYAVFPRGYWTKRGRFDRTVITVDPRRTPTAEASDLHVQLKPGSDYELISALMTLLHGKTPHPSVEEITGVPIPVMEEMLDMMKNCTFGAISVGLGLSSSIGKHRNAEIAMNLVKELNNFTKFTLGALRGHCNVAGFNQVAAYMYGYPFGLDFMRGHPRYNPGEFTTVDLLREKDVDAALVMCADLVCHIPADCASLLAEMPMICVDIAPCPTVAASDIVLPGVIDAMECDGTFYRLDDVPVHFEPFTSSPFEFTKSNEDTLKQLFEKVKARK, encoded by the coding sequence ATGATTTACAAAAACATAGTCTGTCCGGTCTGTGGGGCAGCCTGTGACGATATCCAGGTTGAATTCGGAGACGGGAAGATTGAAGCTAAAAACGCATGTAAGATGGGAAATGCCAAATTTCAGGAAGTTGTAAGTTCCCACCGTCTCAGGCAGCCCCTTATAAAGAAGGACGGAAAACTGACACCTTCTGCCTGGGACGAAGCTCTTGAAAGAGCAGCCGATATTCTTGTTTCAGCAAAGCGTCCCCTGCTTTTCATGGGCAGTGAAACCTCTTCTGAGGCACATGAAATAGGGCTCAAGCTAGGGGAATACCTTGGTGCAATTGTTGATTCCAATGCCACTATCTGTCACGGGCCAACAGCTATGGGAATTCAGGAATCCGGAAAAGTCGGTGCAACTGAAGGTCAGAAGAAAAACAGGGCTGATCTCCTAGTTTACTGGGGAACTAATCCTCTTGAATCCATGCCGAGACAGATGTCAAGGTACGCAGTTTTCCCGAGAGGTTACTGGACAAAACGCGGACGTTTTGACAGGACAGTTATCACTGTAGACCCGAGAAGAACTCCAACTGCTGAAGCATCCGACCTGCACGTACAGCTCAAACCCGGTTCGGATTACGAACTGATCAGTGCACTTATGACCTTGCTTCACGGAAAAACTCCCCATCCTTCAGTAGAAGAAATCACAGGAGTCCCTATCCCTGTTATGGAAGAAATGCTCGATATGATGAAGAACTGCACCTTCGGAGCTATCTCAGTGGGACTCGGGCTTTCCTCATCCATCGGAAAACACAGAAATGCCGAAATTGCAATGAACCTGGTAAAAGAACTGAACAATTTCACAAAGTTCACCCTTGGAGCTCTACGTGGTCACTGCAATGTGGCAGGCTTTAACCAGGTCGCTGCCTACATGTACGGCTACCCCTTCGGACTTGACTTCATGCGTGGACACCCGCGTTATAATCCTGGAGAGTTTACAACCGTAGATTTGCTTCGAGAAAAGGACGTGGATGCAGCTCTTGTAATGTGTGCTGACCTTGTCTGCCACATCCCTGCAGATTGCGCTTCTTTACTCGCTGAGATGCCTATGATCTGCGTGGATATCGCTCCCTGCCCCACCGTAGCTGCTTCGGATATTGTACTTCCGGGAGTCATTGACGCTATGGAATGTGACGGGACCTTCTACAGGCTCGACGATGTGCCAGTTCACTTCGAACCCTTTACAAGCTCGCCTTTCGAGTTCACGAAGAGCAATGAGGACACCTTAAAACAGCTCTTTGAGAAGGTCAAAGCAAGAAAGTAA
- a CDS encoding molybdopterin dinucleotide binding domain-containing protein, whose amino-acid sequence MEVLLISGSTINEGRLAKGGDKFTDEYTMECASCWISPVDFSSLCAPEKVKVTSHNGKHSIVVYTKCTDAVQPGQVFMPRAIWSNVIIDPDTLSTGSPLYKGAPVIIEPTDEEVLSAEDVVLKVYIGGQ is encoded by the coding sequence ATGGAAGTATTACTCATTAGCGGAAGTACGATTAATGAAGGCAGGCTTGCCAAAGGTGGGGACAAATTCACAGACGAGTACACTATGGAATGTGCCTCGTGCTGGATATCTCCTGTAGATTTTTCATCACTATGCGCCCCTGAGAAAGTGAAAGTAACAAGCCATAATGGGAAACATTCGATTGTAGTTTATACCAAATGTACGGATGCAGTCCAGCCAGGGCAGGTTTTTATGCCAAGGGCTATCTGGTCGAATGTTATCATAGATCCTGATACTCTTTCCACTGGTTCTCCTCTCTATAAGGGTGCCCCAGTAATAATTGAGCCCACTGATGAAGAGGTTCTTAGCGCCGAAGATGTAGTATTGAAAGTTTATATCGGAGGTCAATGA
- a CDS encoding class I SAM-dependent methyltransferase has product MFVESEKNVSKLKNFWVEFFADRRDGGHRSSDEEFIFMEAKEKLFHLDGGKTLLDFGCGAGELLVYYAPEYEQLVGVDFSESMLDEASKKIKERKYDNISLIQADDKTVWDKLECSFDRITAAGVIQFFTLQELDSFISNASNYLNKGGKIVLFDILDPRLYPLWKMGLFSQDADLWKILRKIGFEFKVMLSASLSNRPRDILGFAHNPYAVKKIADRYGFETIFVKSMYYEYKYHAIISRTSEAQKV; this is encoded by the coding sequence ATGTTTGTGGAGAGTGAAAAAAACGTATCCAAACTAAAAAATTTTTGGGTAGAATTTTTCGCAGATCGGAGAGACGGTGGCCACAGATCTTCAGATGAGGAATTTATTTTCATGGAAGCAAAGGAAAAACTGTTCCATCTTGATGGGGGCAAAACCCTGCTTGACTTTGGATGCGGTGCAGGCGAGCTCCTGGTTTACTATGCGCCGGAATATGAACAGCTCGTAGGAGTTGATTTTTCCGAATCCATGCTTGATGAAGCAAGCAAAAAAATCAAGGAAAGAAAATATGATAATATATCGTTAATTCAGGCTGATGATAAAACTGTCTGGGACAAACTGGAATGTTCTTTTGATCGAATAACTGCAGCTGGAGTGATTCAGTTTTTTACATTGCAAGAACTTGATAGCTTTATCTCTAATGCATCAAATTACCTTAATAAAGGGGGTAAAATAGTGCTGTTTGACATACTTGACCCCCGTTTATATCCATTATGGAAAATGGGGCTATTCTCACAAGATGCTGACCTCTGGAAAATTTTACGCAAAATAGGTTTTGAGTTTAAAGTTATGTTATCTGCAAGCTTGAGTAATCGACCAAGAGATATTCTTGGGTTTGCCCACAACCCCTATGCAGTTAAAAAAATAGCAGATAGATATGGTTTTGAAACTATCTTTGTAAAATCAATGTATTATGAGTACAAGTATCATGCAATAATATCCCGAACTTCAGAGGCCCAGAAGGTTTAA
- a CDS encoding formylmethanofuran dehydrogenase subunit C, with amino-acid sequence MTEGVLINKNEIESNLEAVIKPGSFTGESAGEIAEVILIPKKAIDIKLEADVITPDSFAGKSAEEIGDLSVWQGPKTYPLSDFFEVTGSAGISAADTLIRIKGDVMRVKRIGEGMSAGKIEIEGSAGMHVGTEMKGGEIVVYGDADSWAGMEMTGGLLTIKGNAGDHVGCAYRGKWHGMKGGRIVIEGSVRHQLGGGMDGGEIIVEGDVKSFCGIRQNGGLIFVKGSALRGVGAEMAGGTIVIGGKIERFSPGFEFVSMENSVTSGEVELIGEFKKFTGDYAINKRAKGTLYVVADTNPEL; translated from the coding sequence ATGACAGAGGGAGTTCTTATTAATAAAAATGAAATTGAGAGTAATCTTGAGGCAGTTATAAAGCCTGGCTCATTTACTGGTGAAAGTGCTGGAGAAATAGCAGAAGTAATACTTATTCCTAAAAAAGCGATTGACATTAAACTGGAAGCCGATGTTATAACTCCTGATTCTTTTGCAGGCAAAAGTGCTGAAGAAATAGGAGACCTGTCCGTCTGGCAGGGGCCAAAGACCTATCCTCTCTCCGATTTTTTTGAAGTAACAGGCAGTGCAGGCATTTCTGCAGCTGATACACTCATCCGCATAAAAGGTGACGTAATGAGGGTCAAAAGGATCGGGGAAGGCATGAGCGCAGGAAAAATCGAAATTGAAGGTTCTGCTGGCATGCATGTAGGTACCGAGATGAAAGGAGGAGAGATCGTTGTTTATGGAGACGCCGATTCCTGGGCAGGTATGGAAATGACAGGCGGCCTCCTGACCATAAAAGGCAATGCCGGAGACCATGTGGGCTGCGCTTACAGAGGAAAATGGCACGGCATGAAAGGTGGTCGCATCGTTATTGAAGGTTCTGTACGCCACCAGCTCGGAGGCGGCATGGACGGTGGTGAAATTATAGTCGAAGGCGATGTTAAAAGCTTCTGCGGAATTCGCCAGAACGGTGGTCTCATCTTCGTAAAAGGCAGCGCTCTTCGTGGAGTAGGTGCTGAAATGGCAGGAGGCACCATAGTTATAGGAGGCAAAATCGAGCGCTTCTCCCCAGGTTTCGAATTTGTATCCATGGAAAATAGCGTTACATCCGGAGAGGTTGAGTTAATAGGGGAATTCAAGAAATTCACAGGGGACTATGCAATTAACAAGCGGGCAAAAGGAACGCTTTACGTGGTTGCAGACACAAACCCGGAGCTATGA
- a CDS encoding SIMPL domain-containing protein, with amino-acid sequence MPQENKNNKLYYVIIALSVVLALMSATIYAISQSGSENNTENTISISGYAEQKVIPDTATLNIGVVVQSETAKEATDKNAALMNAVIAELKATGLQDKEIQTSYVSVSPVYNYDANDTQTIKGYSASNSVQVTTQNLDNLSEIIDRSTAAGANDIGSISFSVSDDKQKQLREDLMNEAVADASSKATTLAKSLGTKITGVQTSSVSDNSGSRAIYEYDMATTAKGAESTPIQPGESTVSMSVQVTYYIE; translated from the coding sequence ATGCCACAGGAAAATAAAAACAATAAGCTTTATTACGTTATCATTGCACTATCAGTTGTTCTGGCGCTGATGTCAGCAACGATATATGCCATTTCACAGAGTGGGTCCGAAAATAATACGGAAAATACGATTTCCATTAGTGGATATGCTGAACAGAAAGTTATCCCTGACACGGCAACACTGAACATTGGTGTTGTAGTTCAATCTGAAACTGCAAAGGAAGCGACAGATAAAAACGCAGCCCTTATGAACGCTGTAATAGCAGAACTCAAAGCAACGGGATTGCAGGACAAGGAAATACAGACATCTTATGTTTCCGTATCCCCGGTATACAACTATGATGCAAATGATACGCAAACAATTAAAGGTTACTCTGCATCCAATAGTGTGCAGGTCACAACCCAAAATCTTGACAACCTGAGTGAGATCATTGACAGGTCCACGGCCGCTGGAGCTAATGATATTGGAAGCATTTCATTCTCGGTATCCGATGATAAACAAAAACAGCTTCGTGAAGACCTGATGAATGAAGCCGTAGCAGATGCATCCTCTAAAGCCACTACGCTTGCTAAGAGCCTGGGAACTAAGATAACCGGCGTGCAAACTTCATCTGTAAGTGACAACAGTGGTTCCAGAGCAATTTACGAATACGATATGGCAACAACAGCAAAGGGAGCAGAGTCCACCCCAATTCAGCCAGGCGAGTCTACCGTCTCAATGTCAGTACAGGTTACGTACTACATTGAATAA